From the genome of Streptococcus lutetiensis, one region includes:
- the rpsJ gene encoding 30S ribosomal protein S10, with product MANKKIRIRLKAYEHRTLDTAAEKIVETATRTGASVAGPVPLPTERSLYTIIRATHKYKDSREQFEMRTHKRLIDIINPTQKTVDALMKLDLPSGVNVEIKL from the coding sequence ATGGCAAACAAAAAAATCCGTATCCGTTTGAAAGCATACGAACATCGTACACTTGACACAGCGGCAGAAAAAATTGTTGAAACTGCAACACGTACAGGTGCTTCAGTAGCTGGACCAGTTCCACTTCCAACTGAACGTAGCTTGTACACAATTATTCGTGCGACTCACAAATACAAAGATTCTCGCGAACAATTTGAAATGCGTACTCACAAACGCTTGATCGATATCATCAACCCAACTCAAAAAACAGTTGACGCTTTGATGAAATTGGATCTTCCAAGTGGTGTTAACGTAGAAATCAAACTTTAA
- a CDS encoding 50S ribosomal protein L23, translating to MNLYDVIKKPVITEKSMYGLEAGKYTFEVDSRAHKLLIKQAVEAAFDGVKVANVNTVTVKPKAKRVGRYTGFTSKTKKAIITLTADSKAIELFAAEAE from the coding sequence ATGAATTTGTACGACGTAATCAAAAAACCAGTTATCACTGAAAAATCAATGTACGGCCTCGAAGCAGGTAAATATACATTTGAAGTTGACTCTCGTGCGCACAAACTTTTGATCAAACAAGCTGTTGAAGCTGCTTTTGATGGAGTTAAAGTTGCAAACGTGAACACTGTAACAGTTAAACCAAAAGCTAAACGTGTTGGTCGTTACACTGGTTTCACTTCAAAAACTAAAAAAGCTATCATCACTCTTACAGCTGATTCTAAAGCAATCGAGTTGTTTGCAGCTGAAGCTGAATAA
- a CDS encoding MATE family efflux transporter yields the protein MKQTKKIIRLAFPAMMENLLQMLMGVVDNYLVAQVGLIAVSGVSVANNIITIYQAIFIALGAAVSSLVAKSLGGKNAQKSLHYQSESLLVTFGLSLVLGLVSLGLGKRILTWLGTDAAVTQAGGLYLSIVGGLIVSLGLMTTLSSFLRALGKPQLPMYISLLTNVLNAVLSAVVVFILHWGIVGVACSTVLARLVGTLLLASQLPIKKIIKNIRWTLDRDLIKIALPAAGERLMMRAGDVVIVAIIVKFGTEVVAGNAIGEILTQFNYMPGMGVATATVILVAHSLGQKNTKDIKQLVRDSYLISTIMMLCVGALVYVFGSHLTYLFTTNQTALTASLVVLFYSFVGGPATAGTLIYTAAWQGLGNAKLPFYATTFGMWVIRIISGYVLGVSLHLGLTGVWLATVADNVFRWIFLYILYKKYMNSFQGSTIK from the coding sequence ATGAAACAAACAAAGAAAATTATTCGTTTGGCTTTTCCTGCCATGATGGAGAATCTTTTGCAGATGCTTATGGGGGTAGTAGATAACTATCTTGTTGCACAAGTTGGTTTAATTGCTGTCTCTGGGGTCTCTGTAGCTAATAATATTATTACCATTTATCAAGCGATTTTCATTGCTCTTGGCGCAGCGGTCTCAAGTCTAGTTGCCAAAAGTCTTGGAGGAAAGAACGCTCAAAAATCCCTTCACTATCAGTCTGAGTCCTTATTGGTTACTTTTGGGTTGAGTCTAGTTCTTGGTTTAGTTTCTCTTGGGTTAGGGAAAAGGATTCTAACTTGGCTTGGGACAGATGCGGCTGTTACGCAAGCTGGCGGTCTTTATCTTTCGATTGTCGGTGGTCTGATTGTTAGTTTAGGGCTGATGACGACCCTGAGTTCTTTTTTACGGGCTTTGGGAAAACCACAACTGCCAATGTATATCAGTTTGCTGACCAATGTCTTAAATGCAGTTTTGTCAGCTGTAGTGGTATTCATTCTGCATTGGGGGATTGTTGGTGTTGCTTGTTCAACAGTTCTGGCACGTTTGGTTGGAACACTGTTGCTAGCCAGTCAGTTACCGATTAAAAAGATTATCAAAAACATCCGGTGGACACTGGATCGTGACTTAATTAAAATTGCTTTGCCGGCTGCTGGTGAGCGTTTAATGATGCGCGCAGGTGATGTGGTCATTGTGGCGATTATTGTTAAGTTTGGAACAGAAGTGGTAGCTGGTAATGCTATTGGAGAAATCTTGACACAATTTAATTACATGCCAGGAATGGGAGTTGCGACAGCAACCGTTATTCTTGTAGCACATAGCCTTGGACAAAAAAATACCAAAGATATTAAACAGCTGGTACGTGATTCGTATTTGATTTCGACGATTATGATGCTTTGTGTAGGTGCTTTGGTTTACGTATTTGGTAGTCATTTGACTTATCTTTTTACGACCAATCAAACAGCGCTAACAGCTAGCCTTGTTGTGTTATTTTATTCTTTTGTTGGCGGACCAGCGACAGCAGGAACACTTATTTATACAGCAGCATGGCAAGGTTTGGGCAATGCCAAACTTCCATTTTATGCCACAACATTTGGAATGTGGGTCATTCGAATTATTTCGGGTTACGTGCTTGGTGTGAGTCTGCACTTAGGTCTAACTGGAGTGTGGTTAGCGACCGTAGCGGATAATGTTTTCCGTTGGATTTTCTTATATATTCTATATAAGAAATATATGAATTCTTTTCAGGGATCTACTATTAAATAA
- the rplD gene encoding 50S ribosomal protein L4, with protein MANVKLFDQTGKEVSSVELNDAIFGIEPNESVVFDVVISQRASLHQGTHAVKNRSAVSGGGRKPWRQKGTGRARQGSIRSPQWRGGGVVFGPTPRSYGYKLPQKVRRLALKSVYSAKVAEEKFVAVESLSFAAPKTAEFANVLSALNVDSKVLVILEEGNEFAALSARNLPNVKVATATTASVLDIVNSDKLLVTKEAISTIEEVLA; from the coding sequence ATGGCAAACGTAAAACTATTTGACCAAACTGGTAAAGAAGTTAGCTCAGTTGAATTGAACGACGCTATCTTCGGTATCGAACCAAACGAATCAGTAGTGTTTGATGTTGTTATCAGCCAACGTGCTAGCCTTCACCAAGGTACTCACGCAGTTAAAAACCGCTCAGCAGTATCTGGTGGTGGTCGTAAACCATGGCGTCAAAAAGGAACTGGACGCGCTCGTCAAGGTTCTATCCGCTCACCACAATGGCGTGGTGGTGGTGTAGTCTTCGGACCAACTCCACGTTCATACGGATACAAACTTCCACAAAAAGTTCGTCGCCTTGCATTGAAATCAGTTTACTCAGCTAAAGTTGCTGAAGAAAAATTTGTAGCTGTAGAAAGCCTTTCATTTGCAGCTCCAAAAACTGCTGAATTCGCAAACGTACTTTCAGCTCTTAACGTTGACTCAAAAGTACTTGTAATCCTTGAAGAAGGTAATGAATTTGCAGCACTTTCTGCACGTAACCTTCCAAACGTTAAAGTTGCAACTGCAACAACTGCAAGTGTTCTTGATATCGTAAACAGCGACAAACTTCTTGTTACTAAAGAAGCAATCTCTACAATCGAGGAGGTTCTTGCATAA
- the rplC gene encoding 50S ribosomal protein L3, which produces MTKGILGKKVGMTQIFTESGEFIPVTVIEATPNVVLQVKTVETDGYEAVQVGFDDKREVLSNKPAKGHVAKANTAPKRFIREFKNIEGLEVGQEITVDTFEAGDVVDVTGTSKGKGFQGVIKRHGQARGPMAHGSRYHRRPGSMGPVAPNRVFKNKHLAGRMGGSRVTIQNLEVVQVIPEKNVILIKGNVPGAKKSLITIKSAVKAAK; this is translated from the coding sequence ATGACAAAAGGAATCTTAGGGAAAAAAGTGGGAATGACTCAAATCTTCACTGAATCTGGTGAATTCATCCCTGTTACTGTCATCGAAGCAACTCCAAACGTTGTGCTTCAAGTGAAAACTGTTGAAACAGACGGTTATGAAGCTGTTCAAGTTGGTTTTGACGACAAACGTGAAGTATTGAGCAACAAACCTGCCAAAGGCCATGTAGCAAAAGCTAACACAGCTCCTAAGCGCTTCATTCGTGAATTCAAAAACATTGAAGGCTTGGAAGTTGGTCAAGAAATCACAGTTGATACATTCGAAGCTGGGGATGTTGTTGATGTTACTGGTACATCTAAAGGTAAAGGTTTCCAAGGTGTTATCAAACGCCATGGTCAAGCTCGTGGACCAATGGCTCACGGTTCTCGTTATCACCGTCGTCCAGGTTCTATGGGACCTGTTGCGCCTAACCGTGTTTTCAAAAACAAACACTTGGCAGGACGTATGGGTGGTAGCCGTGTGACAATCCAAAACCTTGAAGTTGTCCAAGTTATCCCAGAGAAAAACGTTATCCTTATCAAAGGTAACGTACCGGGTGCTAAGAAATCTCTTATCACTATCAAATCAGCAGTTAAGGCTGCTAAATAA